Proteins from one Sphingomonas sp. HF-S4 genomic window:
- a CDS encoding MFS transporter, whose product MSLQPQPSVSEAERDQAMRQVVTEGAFASAATALTSGVILTALALHLGASNLVIGVLASAPFLGQLLQAPAILLVERLRKRKLIAVAGGFTGRAMLALMALAPFLPGDLGIAALVIAQLVLCGMSAVGSCAWNAWMRDLAPDDRLGWVFARRTAYAAAISLVAGIAAAIVLDRTTEGSSWRSIIFGVLYGLGFLAGLVSAWLTSRVPEPAMPPRPEIQLGLVGLLRAPLADQNFRRLTIFLASWQFAINLATPFFTVFIVRQLGFDMTFVMVLSAVSQLSNLVALRNWGALADRFANKSVLLVAAPTYILCIVGMIGASQIPHGPWLIAYLVVLHLFMGLAIAGATLATTSIAMKLSPKGQSTAYVACAGLATAVAAGIAPILGGGFADFFAARQFEVLLRWTSPEGVAIVSPLRLSQWDFYFLISGAIGLYAIHRLTLITESGEIRRREMVEQMIDQTRRTVRNLSTVAGLRTLTYLPATFLREAEIRARFLRRQRLKPKPG is encoded by the coding sequence ATGTCGCTCCAGCCGCAGCCTAGCGTGAGCGAGGCCGAACGCGATCAGGCGATGCGCCAGGTCGTCACCGAAGGCGCGTTCGCCAGCGCCGCGACCGCGCTGACCAGCGGCGTCATTCTCACTGCACTAGCACTGCATCTGGGCGCGTCGAACCTCGTCATCGGCGTGCTCGCCAGCGCGCCGTTCCTCGGCCAGTTGCTCCAGGCCCCGGCGATCCTGCTCGTCGAACGGCTGCGCAAGCGCAAGCTGATCGCGGTCGCCGGCGGTTTCACTGGCCGCGCGATGCTCGCGCTGATGGCGCTCGCGCCGTTTCTGCCGGGCGATCTTGGAATTGCGGCGCTGGTCATCGCGCAGCTCGTGCTGTGCGGGATGAGCGCGGTCGGCAGCTGCGCGTGGAATGCCTGGATGCGCGACCTTGCCCCCGACGACCGGCTCGGCTGGGTCTTCGCGCGTCGTACCGCTTATGCTGCTGCGATCAGCCTGGTCGCGGGCATCGCAGCGGCGATCGTGCTCGATCGTACTACCGAAGGCTCGAGCTGGCGCAGCATCATCTTCGGCGTCCTCTACGGCTTGGGATTCCTGGCCGGGCTGGTGAGCGCTTGGCTCACCTCACGCGTTCCCGAGCCGGCGATGCCGCCACGTCCGGAGATCCAGCTCGGCCTGGTCGGCCTGCTCCGCGCGCCACTAGCCGACCAGAATTTCCGGCGCCTAACGATCTTCCTCGCGAGTTGGCAATTCGCGATCAACCTGGCGACCCCGTTCTTCACGGTGTTCATCGTCCGCCAGCTCGGCTTCGACATGACCTTCGTGATGGTGCTGAGCGCCGTCAGCCAGCTCTCCAACTTGGTCGCGCTACGCAACTGGGGAGCGCTCGCCGATCGCTTCGCCAACAAGTCGGTGCTGCTCGTCGCCGCTCCGACCTATATCCTGTGCATCGTCGGGATGATCGGTGCCTCCCAGATACCGCATGGGCCGTGGCTGATCGCGTACCTGGTGGTGCTTCACCTGTTCATGGGCTTGGCGATCGCCGGCGCGACGCTCGCCACCACCAGCATCGCGATGAAGCTGTCGCCCAAGGGCCAATCGACCGCCTACGTCGCCTGCGCCGGTCTCGCCACAGCAGTCGCGGCGGGCATTGCGCCGATCCTCGGCGGTGGGTTCGCGGACTTCTTCGCCGCGCGCCAGTTCGAAGTCCTGCTACGCTGGACCAGCCCGGAGGGGGTTGCGATCGTCTCGCCGCTTCGTCTCTCGCAATGGGATTTCTACTTCCTGATCTCGGGCGCGATCGGGCTCTATGCGATCCACCGACTGACGCTGATCACCGAGAGCGGCGAGATCCGCCGCCGCGAAATGGTGGAGCAGATGATCGACCAGACCCGCCGCACTGTCCGCAACCTCTCCACGGTCGCGGGGCTGCGCACCCTCACCTATCTGCCCGCCACCTTCCTGCGCGAGGCCGAGATCCGCGCCCGCTTCCTCCGCCGTCAGCGGCTCAAGCCGAAACCGGGCTGA
- a CDS encoding DUF5597 domain-containing protein, producing the protein MLRLLVSLALLFVALPAVAQPPHLKDGQLIVDGKPFLILGGELGNSSASERAWLQPHWARLKAMHLNTVLAPVSWELIEPSEGRFDFSSVDWLIEDARAHDLRLVFLWFGSWKNSMSTYVPAWVKRDEKRFPRTVDADGRAQEILSAFGTATRDADAKAFAALMRHLKAVDGERYTVIMIQVENEIGFLPTARERGAVADAAFAKFKGSEEAFTADAYARFTEAVARAGKRQYDLPMYVNGAQGRPGKLPGEYPSGGPLAHLFEVWRKGAPSIDFLAPDIYFPSFAGIVAGYAKPGNPLFVPEANNAGDPRAAANAYGVIAGHRGIGFSPFSIESIAEAEAAKLRALYWLLDSMTPEIARAQANGRIAGFSPSVSFDGVVDDKPQVATLGGYRFTVGFVDPWTPKDKQVPAEHGGMILWLGGEDYLVAGSGITVTVEPASDKGRAGLDRVEEGRFVDGRFVPGRVLNGDQTHQGRHVRLPPDAQGVQRVRLYRYG; encoded by the coding sequence ATGCTCCGACTGCTCGTCTCGCTCGCCTTGCTGTTCGTCGCACTTCCTGCCGTGGCGCAGCCCCCGCACCTCAAGGACGGGCAACTGATCGTCGATGGCAAGCCGTTCCTGATCCTGGGCGGCGAGCTCGGCAATTCAAGCGCGTCGGAGCGTGCCTGGCTGCAGCCGCATTGGGCACGGCTCAAGGCAATGCACCTCAACACTGTGCTCGCGCCGGTAAGCTGGGAGCTGATCGAGCCGAGCGAGGGCAGGTTCGATTTCTCGAGCGTCGACTGGCTGATCGAGGATGCCCGCGCGCACGATCTGCGGCTGGTGTTCCTATGGTTCGGCAGCTGGAAGAATTCGATGTCGACCTATGTCCCCGCCTGGGTGAAGCGTGACGAGAAGCGCTTCCCGCGGACGGTGGATGCTGACGGCAGGGCGCAGGAGATCCTATCCGCGTTCGGAACCGCGACGCGCGATGCCGACGCCAAGGCGTTCGCGGCGCTGATGCGGCATCTGAAGGCGGTCGACGGCGAGCGGTACACCGTCATCATGATCCAGGTCGAGAACGAGATCGGCTTCCTGCCGACCGCGCGGGAGCGCGGCGCGGTGGCCGATGCGGCGTTCGCGAAGTTCAAGGGATCGGAGGAGGCATTCACCGCCGACGCCTATGCGCGCTTCACCGAGGCCGTCGCCCGCGCGGGCAAGCGCCAGTACGATCTGCCGATGTACGTCAACGGCGCGCAAGGGCGGCCCGGCAAGCTACCCGGCGAATATCCCTCGGGCGGACCCTTGGCCCATTTGTTCGAGGTGTGGCGCAAGGGGGCGCCCTCGATCGATTTCCTTGCGCCCGATATCTATTTCCCGAGCTTTGCGGGGATCGTCGCGGGCTATGCGAAGCCGGGCAATCCGCTGTTCGTGCCAGAGGCGAACAATGCCGGCGATCCTCGCGCGGCGGCCAATGCCTATGGGGTGATCGCCGGGCATCGCGGGATCGGATTCAGCCCGTTCTCGATCGAGAGCATTGCCGAGGCCGAGGCGGCGAAGCTGCGCGCGCTGTACTGGCTGCTCGATAGCATGACGCCCGAGATCGCTCGCGCGCAGGCGAACGGGCGGATCGCGGGCTTCTCGCCGTCGGTGAGTTTCGATGGCGTGGTCGACGACAAGCCGCAGGTCGCGACGCTGGGCGGCTATCGATTCACGGTCGGATTCGTCGATCCTTGGACCCCGAAGGACAAGCAGGTGCCCGCCGAGCATGGCGGGATGATCCTGTGGCTGGGCGGCGAGGACTATCTGGTCGCGGGCAGCGGGATCACCGTCACCGTCGAACCCGCAAGCGACAAGGGGCGGGCGGGGCTTGACCGAGTCGAGGAAGGCCGGTTCGTCGATGGCAGGTTCGTGCCGGGCCGTGTGTTGAACGGTGACCAGACGCACCAGGGGCGGCACGTGCGTCTGCCGCCGGACGCGCAAGGCGTCCAGCGCGTGCGGCTATATCGTTACGGCTGA
- a CDS encoding diacylglycerol/lipid kinase family protein gives METLWFITNPNSGTATRAKCEALEAVFEESGLKLAGRTEFPDQPLPKPKEMESAGVDTVVLFAGDGTINAALCALEKWQGAFLILPGGTMNLLAKGLHSETDPHKIVHAAHKTERRVALPYVIAGKHRAFVGLILGPAAAWGRAREAARKGRIGRLVGAAKAAWRKTFDGRGIRIEGAPGLGDDYQAVFVTPDLDGLHVAGVDARDLGSIAQLGWDWLTGDWVAARAVSETRTEELRVHGRKPAQALFDGEPVTLQPHEKIRGGKSLETFIATRTDEEVPAT, from the coding sequence ATGGAAACACTCTGGTTCATCACCAATCCGAATTCCGGCACCGCGACCCGCGCCAAATGCGAGGCATTGGAGGCCGTATTCGAAGAAAGCGGGCTAAAGCTCGCCGGCCGCACCGAATTTCCCGATCAGCCGCTCCCCAAACCGAAGGAAATGGAAAGCGCGGGCGTCGATACGGTCGTGCTGTTCGCGGGCGACGGGACGATCAATGCGGCGCTGTGCGCGCTTGAGAAATGGCAGGGCGCGTTCCTGATCCTGCCGGGCGGCACGATGAACCTGCTCGCCAAGGGACTGCACAGCGAGACCGATCCGCACAAGATCGTCCATGCCGCGCACAAGACCGAACGCCGGGTCGCGCTGCCCTATGTCATCGCCGGCAAGCATCGCGCTTTTGTCGGGCTGATCCTCGGCCCGGCTGCCGCCTGGGGACGCGCGCGCGAGGCGGCGCGCAAAGGGCGGATCGGCCGGTTGGTCGGTGCCGCCAAGGCTGCCTGGCGCAAGACCTTCGACGGCCGCGGCATTCGCATCGAGGGCGCACCGGGGCTAGGCGACGATTACCAGGCGGTATTTGTCACCCCCGACCTCGACGGCCTGCATGTCGCGGGCGTCGATGCGCGCGATCTGGGATCGATCGCGCAGCTCGGCTGGGACTGGCTGACCGGCGACTGGGTCGCCGCGCGCGCCGTCAGCGAGACGCGCACCGAGGAGTTGCGCGTCCACGGCCGCAAGCCGGCACAGGCGCTGTTCGACGGCGAGCCCGTCACACTCCAGCCGCACGAGAAGATCCGCGGCGGCAAGAGCCTCGAGACCTTCATCGCCACGCGCACCGACGAAGAGGTACCCGCGACATGA
- a CDS encoding metallophosphoesterase family protein yields the protein MTRLFHVSDVHFGREDREAIDWFGARVKEERPDAVIMTGDLTMRARSKEFEAAGKWLESLGRPVTVEVGNHDLPYFNLWARFVTPYKRYVAIERMIEKPLDLKGVSVVPLKTTARFQFRTNWSKGYVSTRSLQQSLALVEAVPADDLVFIAAHHPLIEAGTLATSKTRHGRKALEALATAGAHAVLTGHVHDPFDIAHEVEGRTVRLIGAGTLSERVRSQPPSFNEIRVEGTSFETIARFKGEGSVAL from the coding sequence ATGACTCGGCTGTTTCACGTCAGCGACGTCCATTTCGGGCGCGAGGATCGCGAGGCGATCGACTGGTTCGGTGCGAGGGTGAAGGAAGAGCGGCCCGACGCGGTGATCATGACCGGCGACCTGACGATGCGCGCGCGCTCGAAGGAGTTCGAGGCAGCGGGGAAATGGCTCGAGAGCCTCGGGCGGCCGGTGACGGTCGAGGTTGGCAACCATGACCTGCCTTATTTCAACCTGTGGGCGCGCTTCGTGACGCCGTACAAGCGCTATGTCGCGATCGAGCGGATGATCGAGAAGCCGCTCGACCTCAAGGGGGTGAGCGTGGTGCCGCTCAAGACCACTGCGCGCTTCCAGTTCCGCACCAACTGGTCGAAGGGCTATGTCAGCACGCGCTCGCTCCAGCAATCGCTTGCGCTGGTCGAGGCGGTGCCGGCGGACGACCTGGTCTTCATCGCCGCGCACCACCCGCTGATCGAGGCGGGGACGCTGGCGACGTCGAAGACCCGGCACGGGCGGAAGGCGCTCGAAGCGCTGGCGACCGCGGGCGCGCATGCGGTGTTGACCGGGCATGTCCATGATCCGTTCGACATCGCGCACGAAGTCGAAGGACGGACGGTGCGGCTGATCGGGGCGGGGACCCTCTCCGAACGCGTGCGCAGCCAGCCACCGTCGTTCAACGAGATCCGCGTGGAGGGCACCAGTTTCGAGACGATCGCGCGGTTCAAGGGCGAGGGGAGCGTGGCGCTCTAG
- a CDS encoding bleomycin resistance protein, which translates to MELEYRSVTGSEVPPEGNHNLYRVTPFMHVPDIDAAVAFFTDILGFDCRFRQGAYAYVRREGAAFRLVENVGDDGAPPGNRRFCYYIDVQDVDAVAAELLPKAPQLNDGDLYGPVDQIYGQRELLVMAPDGNLLVFGQDLTRG; encoded by the coding sequence ATGGAACTCGAGTATCGCAGCGTGACGGGATCGGAAGTGCCGCCGGAGGGGAACCACAACCTCTATCGCGTCACCCCGTTCATGCATGTCCCCGACATCGACGCGGCGGTGGCGTTCTTCACGGACATCCTCGGTTTCGACTGCCGCTTCCGCCAGGGCGCCTATGCCTATGTCCGGCGCGAGGGCGCGGCGTTCCGGCTGGTCGAGAATGTCGGCGACGACGGCGCGCCACCCGGAAACCGCCGCTTTTGCTATTATATCGACGTCCAGGATGTTGACGCCGTGGCAGCCGAACTGCTGCCCAAGGCGCCGCAACTCAACGATGGCGATCTCTACGGCCCGGTCGACCAGATCTACGGCCAGCGCGAACTGCTGGTGATGGCCCCCGACGGCAATTTGCTGGTGTTCGGGCAGGATTTGACGCGCGGCTGA
- a CDS encoding DUF1501 domain-containing protein, protein MTLSRRNFVRLVAGTGAMAAMGQLGRTSAMAAPNGNYRAMVGVFLFGGNDSWNMVIPTDARHAAYLAARGSVGIKAPALTPLTNAAYALHPSMAALRPLWDEGSLALVLNAGTLFAPLTKSTYQSRPDLRPTNLMSHSDEQAHWQGLRARDVSIDGFMGRMADRMAATGTPSMISLAGSNLATIGRTSSALVLPSTGTIARSGYATGGSAANQAKNAAIDALANGAGYGAMTEATARDIVGSYGQANTANTIISATSAIDGYFVNPTTGAALTSDVARQLMRVARMIAARSTLGHDRQTFLVSQGGYDNHSGQVNGGNNDTGTHANLLADLAMALAGFHRAMQSIGMGENVTAFTMSDFGRTFKGNAQNGTDHAWGGNHLVVGGNVAPGGIFGAYPDPVIGGANDVSNEGRFVPAVSQEEYIGAIARWHGVSDADMPYVFPNWSTWSTGGRGPLGLFRA, encoded by the coding sequence ATGACCTTGTCACGCCGCAATTTCGTCCGCCTCGTCGCCGGCACCGGCGCGATGGCCGCGATGGGCCAGCTCGGCCGGACGAGCGCAATGGCCGCGCCCAATGGCAATTACCGCGCGATGGTCGGCGTCTTCCTGTTCGGCGGGAACGACAGCTGGAACATGGTGATCCCCACCGACGCCCGGCATGCCGCCTATCTCGCCGCGCGCGGCTCGGTCGGCATCAAGGCGCCGGCGCTCACCCCGCTGACCAACGCCGCTTATGCGCTCCACCCCTCGATGGCAGCGCTGCGCCCGCTATGGGACGAAGGTAGCCTTGCGCTGGTGCTCAACGCGGGCACCTTGTTCGCGCCGCTGACCAAGTCGACCTATCAGTCGCGCCCCGACCTGCGCCCGACCAATCTGATGAGCCACTCGGACGAGCAGGCGCACTGGCAGGGGCTGCGCGCGCGCGACGTCAGCATCGACGGCTTCATGGGGCGCATGGCCGATCGCATGGCTGCGACCGGCACGCCTTCGATGATCTCGCTCGCCGGATCGAACCTTGCGACGATCGGGCGGACCAGCTCGGCGCTGGTACTGCCCTCGACCGGGACGATCGCCCGCAGCGGCTATGCGACCGGCGGCAGCGCGGCGAACCAGGCGAAGAATGCCGCGATCGACGCGCTCGCCAACGGCGCGGGCTATGGCGCAATGACCGAGGCGACCGCACGCGATATCGTCGGTTCGTACGGCCAGGCGAACACCGCCAACACGATCATCAGCGCAACCAGCGCGATCGACGGCTATTTCGTCAATCCGACCACCGGCGCTGCGCTAACCAGCGATGTCGCGCGCCAGCTGATGCGCGTCGCCCGGATGATCGCCGCGCGCTCGACGCTCGGCCATGACCGCCAGACCTTCCTGGTCAGCCAGGGCGGCTATGACAACCATTCGGGCCAGGTGAACGGCGGCAACAACGACACCGGCACCCACGCCAACCTGCTCGCCGACCTGGCGATGGCGCTCGCCGGGTTCCACCGCGCGATGCAGTCGATCGGGATGGGCGAGAACGTCACGGCGTTCACGATGAGCGATTTCGGGCGCACGTTCAAAGGCAACGCACAGAACGGCACCGACCATGCCTGGGGCGGCAACCATCTCGTCGTCGGCGGCAACGTCGCGCCGGGCGGCATCTTCGGAGCTTATCCAGATCCGGTGATCGGCGGCGCCAACGACGTCAGCAACGAAGGCCGCTTCGTTCCTGCGGTGTCGCAGGAGGAGTATATCGGCGCGATCGCGCGCTGGCACGGCGTAAGCGACGCCGACATGCCCTACGTCTTCCCCAATTGGTCGACCTGGAGCACCGGCGGCCGCGGCCCCTTAGGGTTGTTCCGCGCTTAA
- a CDS encoding DUF1800 family protein: MFRPRVSAALGVALLSVLSACDGGGSTGGSASGGGLVSVTPAPTPTPSFTEADAVRLAKQASFGPTPALVAKIKDLGVNGWLDEQFAATGSTYADLTTAVRRDFCASGDTVCSRQHWSRTPVAMRFYADAVMAPDQLRQRTAFALGQMIVASETEVNSAAGIAAFNQIFLDNAFGNFRDILAKVTMLGYMGDYLDMADSNKSAPSENYARELLQLFSMGPDQLNMDGTPKLDATGARQPNYTPDDIKGVAKALTGWTYARVGGAAITEGNARDYSVPMIAVPTRYDATAKSFLGTSVSAGAAQDASVAAVVDAAFNNASTAPFVSKFLIIHLVTPNPTPAYVERVSAVFANNGSGVRGDLKAVVRAILTDSEARTAPSAASGKVKEPVLLMAGLARVIGFTTDGYVFVNRDTSMGQPVMRAPSVFNFYPQDYPLPGSTTLKSPASKLLNTSNVLRWHNFVYEWTVGGDATRSEFALASGLPNSSLTQPVWSEWETIATDLDATVNRINLLMFANTLSQPQKDALKAAGAAVTHADPIVQARKRAQMMLYVAASSPLFLVDR; encoded by the coding sequence GTGTTCAGACCACGCGTATCGGCTGCGCTCGGCGTAGCGCTCCTCTCTGTGCTCTCGGCTTGCGACGGCGGCGGCAGCACCGGCGGTTCCGCCAGCGGCGGCGGCCTCGTGTCGGTCACCCCGGCCCCCACACCCACCCCCAGCTTCACCGAAGCCGATGCCGTGCGCCTCGCCAAGCAGGCGAGCTTCGGCCCGACGCCCGCTCTGGTCGCCAAGATCAAGGATCTCGGCGTCAATGGCTGGCTCGACGAGCAGTTCGCCGCGACCGGCAGCACCTATGCCGACTTGACCACCGCCGTCCGCCGCGACTTCTGCGCGAGCGGCGACACGGTCTGCTCGCGCCAGCATTGGTCGCGCACACCCGTCGCGATGCGCTTCTACGCCGATGCCGTAATGGCGCCCGACCAGCTTCGCCAGCGCACCGCGTTCGCGCTGGGCCAGATGATCGTCGCCTCGGAAACCGAAGTGAATTCGGCCGCGGGCATCGCCGCGTTCAACCAGATTTTCCTCGACAATGCCTTCGGCAATTTCCGCGACATCCTCGCCAAGGTGACGATGCTGGGGTACATGGGCGACTATCTCGACATGGCCGACAGCAACAAGTCGGCGCCGTCGGAGAACTACGCCCGCGAACTGCTCCAGCTCTTCTCGATGGGGCCCGACCAGCTCAACATGGACGGGACGCCGAAGCTCGACGCCACCGGCGCGCGCCAGCCCAACTACACCCCGGACGACATCAAGGGCGTCGCCAAGGCACTCACCGGCTGGACCTATGCCCGGGTCGGCGGCGCCGCGATCACCGAGGGCAATGCCCGCGACTATTCGGTGCCGATGATCGCCGTGCCGACGCGCTACGACGCCACCGCCAAGTCGTTCCTGGGCACCAGCGTCTCCGCCGGCGCCGCGCAGGACGCCAGCGTCGCCGCGGTGGTCGATGCCGCGTTCAACAACGCCTCGACCGCGCCGTTCGTGTCGAAGTTCCTGATCATTCATCTCGTCACGCCGAACCCTACGCCCGCTTATGTTGAGCGCGTGTCCGCGGTGTTTGCCAACAATGGCAGCGGCGTGCGCGGCGACCTCAAGGCCGTAGTCCGCGCGATCCTGACCGACAGCGAGGCGCGGACCGCGCCGTCGGCGGCGTCGGGCAAGGTCAAGGAGCCGGTGCTGCTGATGGCCGGCCTGGCTCGCGTGATCGGCTTCACCACCGACGGCTATGTCTTCGTCAACCGCGACACCAGCATGGGCCAGCCGGTGATGCGGGCGCCCTCGGTGTTCAACTTCTACCCGCAGGACTATCCGCTGCCCGGCAGCACCACGCTCAAGAGCCCGGCGTCGAAGCTGCTCAACACCTCGAACGTGCTGCGCTGGCACAATTTCGTCTATGAGTGGACGGTCGGGGGCGACGCCACGCGTTCGGAATTCGCGCTCGCTTCGGGGCTGCCCAATTCTTCGCTCACCCAGCCGGTGTGGAGCGAGTGGGAAACGATCGCCACCGATCTCGACGCGACGGTGAACCGCATCAACCTGCTGATGTTCGCCAACACGCTGAGCCAGCCGCAAAAGGACGCGCTCAAGGCGGCCGGTGCTGCGGTCACGCATGCCGATCCGATCGTCCAGGCACGGAAACGTGCACAAATGATGCTCTATGTCGCGGCTTCGAGCCCGCTGTTCCTCGTCGACCGCTAA
- the rpsI gene encoding 30S ribosomal protein S9 yields the protein MSDNRQSLSDLGAIAAGEEPTGVPASADEYLNAPAAAPVSNTPLREKIIDSLGRSYATGRRKDAVARVWIKPGTGKITINGRDQEVYFARPTLRLVINQPFGVADREGQYDVVCTVKGGGLSGQAGAVKHGISQALTRYEPVLRAPVKAAGFLTRDSRTVERKKYGKAKARRSFQFSKR from the coding sequence ATGTCCGACAACCGCCAGTCCCTTTCCGATCTTGGCGCTATCGCGGCCGGTGAAGAGCCCACGGGCGTTCCGGCCAGCGCCGACGAGTATCTGAACGCACCGGCCGCAGCGCCCGTGTCGAACACCCCGCTGCGCGAGAAGATCATCGACAGCCTCGGCCGTTCGTACGCCACCGGCCGCCGCAAGGACGCCGTCGCCCGCGTGTGGATCAAGCCGGGCACCGGCAAGATCACGATCAACGGCCGCGACCAGGAAGTCTATTTCGCGCGTCCGACGCTGCGTCTCGTCATCAACCAGCCGTTCGGCGTTGCCGATCGCGAGGGCCAGTATGACGTGGTCTGCACCGTCAAGGGCGGCGGGCTTTCGGGCCAGGCCGGCGCAGTCAAGCACGGCATCAGCCAGGCGCTGACTCGCTACGAGCCGGTGCTTCGCGCCCCGGTCAAGGCAGCAGGCTTCCTAACCCGCGACAGCCGCACGGTCGAGCGCAAGAAGTACGGCAAGGCCAAGGCTCGCCGCAGCTTCCAGTTCTCGAAGCGCTAA
- the rplM gene encoding 50S ribosomal protein L13 yields MKALMKTTKSVKPAEVEKKWHIVDADGLVVGRAATIIANVLRGKHKTSFTPHVDCGDNVVVINADKIRFTGKKLANKVYYKHTGYAGGIKEITAAKVLEGRFPERVLEKAVERMIPRGPLGRQQMRNLRIFAGTEHPHAAQNPEVLDIASMNRKNKVGA; encoded by the coding sequence ATGAAGGCGCTGATGAAGACCACCAAGTCGGTGAAGCCGGCTGAGGTGGAGAAGAAGTGGCATATCGTCGATGCCGACGGCCTGGTGGTCGGTCGTGCGGCGACGATCATCGCCAACGTGCTGCGCGGCAAGCACAAGACCAGCTTCACCCCGCACGTCGATTGCGGCGACAACGTCGTCGTGATCAACGCCGACAAGATCCGTTTCACCGGCAAGAAGCTGGCGAACAAGGTCTATTACAAGCACACCGGCTATGCCGGCGGCATCAAGGAAATCACCGCTGCCAAGGTGCTCGAGGGTCGCTTCCCGGAGCGCGTGCTCGAGAAGGCCGTTGAGCGCATGATCCCGCGCGGCCCGCTCGGACGTCAGCAGATGCGCAACCTGCGCATCTTCGCCGGCACCGAGCATCCGCACGCCGCGCAGAACCCCGAAGTCCTCGACATCGCGTCGATGAACCGCAAGAACAAGGTGGGCGCATAA
- the cutA gene encoding divalent-cation tolerance protein CutA, giving the protein MSDIALLHCTFPDRAEAERVAEAVVAERLAACVNILAPCRSIYRWQGAIERADEVPALFKTMPALAERPRKRIEALHSYDLPAVETWPVAARAALSGWVEAETD; this is encoded by the coding sequence ATGAGCGATATCGCGCTGCTCCATTGCACGTTCCCCGATCGCGCCGAGGCCGAGCGTGTCGCGGAGGCGGTGGTGGCGGAGCGTCTCGCCGCCTGCGTCAACATCCTCGCGCCGTGCCGCTCGATCTATCGCTGGCAGGGCGCGATCGAGCGCGCCGACGAAGTTCCGGCACTGTTCAAGACCATGCCCGCGCTCGCCGAGCGGCCGCGCAAGCGGATCGAGGCCCTGCATTCCTACGACCTGCCCGCGGTCGAGACCTGGCCGGTCGCCGCGCGCGCTGCGCTGAGCGGCTGGGTAGAGGCAGAGACGGACTGA
- a CDS encoding COX15/CtaA family protein, whose product MTNSFRTRPRALANWLFIVAALIVLMVVIGGITRLTESGLSITQWKPISGVVPPLNDAQWQAEFANYQRIPEYQQLNQGMTLAGFKTIFFWEYLHRLLGRLIGVTFALPLLWFAVRRQIPSGYGPRLVALLALGGLQGAIGWWMVQSGLSVRTDVSHVRLAVHLLVALFTLAGIVWTALDLRALARDPHARPARLTGLGIAVSTILFVQLLYGALVAGLNAGLVTDQWPLMNGSFYPGPTVAGRPFLDALFNDPAIVHFVHRWWAWVTVAALVVLARATRRIDRRASIAIHSAFGTQILLGIATVMSSMNLPLAALHQLVGALLVAATAWGVHAMGRR is encoded by the coding sequence ATGACAAATTCCTTTCGCACTCGCCCGCGTGCACTCGCAAACTGGCTGTTCATCGTCGCGGCGCTGATTGTGCTGATGGTAGTGATCGGCGGGATCACCCGGCTCACCGAATCCGGTCTGTCGATCACTCAGTGGAAGCCGATCTCGGGCGTGGTCCCGCCCCTCAACGATGCGCAGTGGCAGGCCGAGTTCGCCAATTACCAGCGCATCCCCGAATATCAGCAGCTCAACCAGGGCATGACGCTCGCCGGGTTCAAGACGATCTTCTTCTGGGAGTATCTGCACCGGCTGCTCGGCCGTCTGATCGGCGTGACCTTCGCGCTGCCGCTGCTCTGGTTCGCGGTGCGCCGCCAGATCCCGAGCGGCTATGGTCCGCGCCTCGTGGCGCTGCTCGCCCTCGGCGGACTGCAGGGCGCGATCGGCTGGTGGATGGTCCAGTCGGGGCTCAGCGTGCGCACCGATGTCAGCCACGTCCGCCTCGCGGTCCACTTGTTGGTCGCGTTGTTCACACTGGCCGGTATCGTCTGGACCGCACTCGATCTGCGCGCGCTCGCCCGCGATCCGCACGCACGCCCGGCCCGGCTGACGGGCCTAGGCATAGCAGTCAGCACGATCCTGTTCGTCCAGCTGCTTTACGGCGCCCTCGTCGCCGGGCTCAACGCGGGCCTGGTCACCGATCAATGGCCGCTGATGAACGGCAGCTTCTATCCCGGCCCCACCGTCGCCGGCCGGCCGTTCCTCGACGCGCTGTTCAACGATCCGGCGATCGTCCATTTCGTCCACCGCTGGTGGGCCTGGGTGACCGTCGCCGCCCTGGTCGTCCTCGCCCGCGCCACGCGCCGTATCGACCGCCGCGCCTCGATCGCGATCCACAGCGCCTTCGGCACGCAGATCCTGCTCGGCATCGCCACGGTGATGTCCAGCATGAACCTCCCGCTCGCCGCGCTCCACCAACTCGTCGGCGCGCTGCTCGTTGCCGCAACCGCCTGGGGCGTCCACGCCATGGGTCGGCGATGA